The nucleotide sequence TCACATTGGCTCCGAACTTTCCGGCTAGGTAGATGGAACTGCCGCCAATCCCACAGCCCACATCTAAAATGTCTGCCCCCCTCTCAACCGCTCCCCAATGCAACAGTTCTTCAATGAGGTCAATTTGGGCCTGGAGCCGGGATTTGGGGGTTTCGCCCGTGGGGCCATAATAGCCATGATGCATATGTTCGCCCCAGATTTGCTCCCACAGGCCTGAGGATCGATCGTAAAAGGCGGAAATTTTCTGCTCCAGGGATGGGGCCATGGGCTTGATTGCTCCAAGATAACGGCATAATTTTAACTGACTGACTGCGGGGGTGGCGGGAACAAATTTTGCACCAAGCTCTCTTATTACGCTCTATTCTGCAATTGGCCCTTTGGTGGTGTTCCAGATGTTAACCATTCCCCGGACAATCTGCTTAGGTTTTTTGGCAGTGATTTCCATTGGCACATTTTTGCTGGTGTTGCCGATTTCGACCAGTAGTGGGGCCTGGAATGATCCCATTGTCGCTCTGTTTACGGCAACCTCAGCGGTTTGTGTCACCGGCCATGTTGTGGTGGACACGGGGACGTATTTTTCAACTTGGGGACAGGTGGTAATTCTGGCCTTGATTCAAGTCGGGGGCCTGGGTTATATGACCGCCAACACTTTTTTAATTCTCCTGTTGGGGCGGAAGTTTAAGCTCAAGGAAAAAATGGCGATTCAACAGGCTTTGGATCGGCCAGGAATGAATGGGGGGCGGCAAATGGTGCGCTCGATTATCGCCACAACCTTGATCTTTGAGATTACAGGTATTTTCCTTTTGTTACTCAACTTCCACTCTCAATATGGCTGGGGCCATGGCCTGTGGCTGGCGATTTTCCATAGTATTAGTGCCTGGAATAATGCCGGGTTTAGTTTGTTTAGTGATAACTTGATCTCCTACCAGGCCTCCCTGGGAATTAACCTGACTATTCCCGCCCTGATTATCTTTGGGGGTATTGGCTATGAAGTGATTTTTGAAATTTATACCTGGTTTCGAGATCGCCTGGATCACAAGGCTGGCCTGTTAACCTTTAGCTTAAATTTTAAGATTGTCACCACCACTACCACTCGCCTCCTGCTTTTTGGCACTATTGCCCTTTTCCTAATTGAGGTCAAAACATCCCCAGAGTATTTTGATTTGAACTTTGGCCAGCAAGTCCTCGTGGCCTGGTTTCAGTCCGTGACCGCCCGCACCGCCGGATTCAATACGGTGGATATTGGGGCCATGAGTAATACGGCTCTGTTTATGATCATTGCCTTGATGTTTGTCGGAGGTAGTCCAGGGGGCACTGCTGGCGGGATTAAAACCACCACGGCTCGGCTCCTGACAGGAATTACGAAATCTACCTTGCAAGGAAAAGAAGAGGTCTTGCTTTATGAGCGACAAGTTCCTCCCTCCCTGATCATGAAAGCGGTGGCTGTAACGGTTGGTTCCGCCGTAGTCGTCATCTTCGCAACCATTATGATTTCCATTGCGGATCGGGATGTGAACTTTATTAGAATCCTGTTTGAGGTTGTGTCCGCCTTTGCCACCGTGGGCCTATCTACGGGAATCACCGCCAGCTTATCCCTTGTTTCTAAGGTAATTTTAGTGATCACCATGTATGTGGGTCGAGTTGGCATTCTTCTCTTGATGGCGGCAATTATTGGGGATCCCAAACCCACGACCGTGCATTATCCCGAAGAAAATCTGTTAGTGGGTTAGTCCCCTTGAAAACAGTGATTCGCGCAATTGAACGCTATTTCCTCCTGGTGGCTTTGTCCCTCTCTCTCTTGGCTTTGGGATATCCAGGGCTGTTTACGGGCTTTAGGGCCTATATTCCCCAACTGCTGGGCCTGGTGATGTTTGGGATGGGGTTGACCTTGGAGTTTAAGGATTTTCAAGGCATTTGGCAGAAAAAGTCCTTGGTGGGGATTGGGGTGTTGCTGCAATTTTTGCTTATGCCGACTTTGGGCTGGGGATTAGCGACACTTTGCCAATTACCGCGGGATGAGTTTGTCGGGCTGGTCATGGTTGGGGCTTGTCCAGGGGGAACGGCATCCAATGTGATTACCTATTTGGCCCGAGCCAATGTGCCTCTCTCCGTGGTCTTAACCCTAACAACCACCCTGCTCGCGCCTCTCCTCACACCTCTATTAATTTATGCTCTAGCCCGCACCAAAATCGATCTAGCTTTGGGGCCGTTGATGGGGTCTGTATTTTGGATTGTGTTGTTTCCCTTACTAGATGGCTTAATCCTCAGGCGACTTTTGCGGCGGCGTTTAGAGCCAATCTTAGCTATTTTTCCGGCCATTTCCATCCTTTTGATTGCCCTGATTATTGCTACGGTTGTGGGGCAGAACCAGGCCCAGATTTTACAACTGCCTTTAATGGTGATTTTGGCGGTAGTTTTACACAATGGCCTGGGTTTATTACTGGGGTACTGGGGGGCGCGCCTATTTCAGATGCCTGAAGCCGATTGTCGTACAGTGGCAATTGAAGTGGGGATGCAAAACTCTGGCCTGGGAGTGGCTTTAGCGACCCAATTTGTTAATGCGACCGCTGCCCTCCCCGCGGCTATTTTCAGCCTTTGGCATAATATTTCTGGCATTACCTTGGCGAACTACTGGGCCGGTCAACAGGATCGGCATCTACAGTCTCAAGATGGGGACTAAAGGGGTTTAAGAAATAGAAGCTACAAACTCTAGCGTGACAATTCATAGCCAAAGGCAGCCTCCCAGAAACCTATTCCTCTCCGCAACTGTCATAGATTGAAACAACGATAACACTATTCAATTTTGCCGATCCAATATGATGTCCCACCCGTTTCGTTTAGCTATCACTGGCCTGGTTTCTACGGTGCTGTCTGGGGTTCCCTTGGCTACCCTGGCCCAGGCCCCGAGTGATCCTTCTTCTTGGCTCGATCAACCCTTAACCAACTGGAACCGCCCAACCTCAGACTTTCCGGCATTGCCAAAACCCTTGCCCGCCACCAATATCAGTCAATGTGTGAGCCAAATTCGCCAGCCTAGCCTAGATGCCGAGCGGGCCGTAGTCGCCAAAGGCTGGAAATTGTTTGGCCCCTTGCAAACCTATGACACCACCCAGTTGTTTTTAGCCACCTCTGGTTTTGATGGGATGTGCCGGCCCATGGGCTTCCAGGCCTTTGTCTATGTGGAGGGCCGTTACGCCGGGACGCTCTCCCCTGTATTAATGGACTCCCGGAGTGATGGGGTTCTTTATGCACCTTATCTGAACAGTGGCAGCGAAATTAACGTTGAGTTTGCCCGTTATCGCAGCACGGATCCCCTCTGTTGTCCCTCTGGGAAAAGCTTTGTTACCTTCAAGATTCGTCCTGATGAAGTTCCCGACTTAATTGCGACTACTGTAACAACAACCGAAAACAATGGGAATAATTCCACTCCAGTTTCTACCTCCAGTCCGTCTATGGTGTTAGCTGGCCCCAAATGGTATCTCCAGGCCATTGGTAACCAAAGGATTCCACTAGAGCAAGTCAAAGCCAATCCCCCCTATGTGGAATTTAATGCCAGTGAACAACGCTATTTTGGCTCTGGAGGTTGTAACCGATTTACGGGGGGGTTTAGGGGGACGGGTAATGCCTTGAAGCTTGGCCCCGCTGCCAGTACAAAAATGGCCTGTTTACAGGGTAATGTCCAAGAGATTGAATCTCAATTCTTCCAGGCCATGGGGAAGGTAACCCGCTATGAAATCCAAGGCAACACCTTGCGGCTCTACGCCCAAAACCAACTGGCCCTGGTGTTCCAATCCCGATAATTAAGTCCCAATAGCCTTTGATCAGGATGACCCTTAATTCCCACAGACATTGGGGCTATAGCTTCAGGTTTCTTTAACAGCCAAGGAAAGCTGAATATGTTAAAACCATAGTAATTCGTTGTCTCGATGTCCGGGAGAGTCGGCTATGGGTTTAGCTCGTTTATCGCAAGGGTTAGTTGTTGCCAGTCTGATCGGAGTTGGTGCGCTTGGGGCGATGCCCATGTCTCCAGCCCAGGCCTGTGGCTACCATACCACCCACTCCACTGCTAAAGGGTCATTTCAAGTCCCCAATGCGCCTTGGCCCAATGTTTTAGGCCTGGGGGGTGGTTTGTTTGTTGTTGGCACGGTTGTGGCTGTTTTATATCAGAAACATCAAAAATCCCAGGCCAACCCCTCCACAATCCCGGCCCCCAGCGACATTCTTGAATCTGAAATTCCTGCCCCGGCCAAAACCCTGGTTTAGGGGATGATTTCTAGGAGAGTTTGAACGATTAGCCAGGGAAACCTTAAGCGAGCAATGATTCTCTGGCTATATTTTTTGACTGGCTAGCCCTAGAAATTTGCTGGAACAAAACTACGCCAGTCACTGCCAATCCGAATCGTAATATCTGAGCCAAAGCTCCCGGTTGCATCTACTTCTACTAGATCTTTAGCAACATTACCCAAGCCCAAGTTAATTAGCATGGCTACGGCAGCTTCCCGATCCCCCTGCTGGGCAATAACTTGTGTTTTTGCTTCGGGATGTGACCATTCAGAATCCAGATAGACATTTCGGTAGTTTTGGGCCATCAAAAAGTCAGCAAGGGCTTGTCCGGCCTGGTCGCTATTGGTGGCATTTTGGATCGCAATTTTTAAGCCTTTGGGGTCAACGCTCTCTGTTCCACTCCAACTCGCATCTTTTTCAAAAAAGTGGCGGGCCACCAAGCGATCAATCGCCTCATAATTGGGCAACCAATAACTAGCATCGTAGCCATCGCCACTGAACTGACCAGGCAACAGTAGCATATTGATATTTTTGGAGGACGTGCCCAGGCCAAACTGTAATATGGCCATCATCTCGCCAAAACTCAGGTCGGTGTCCACATATTGCTGCATGACTTGATACAACTGGGGTAGCTTGGCCAGCATGAGGGGATTGGCAATTTTTTTCTGTAGGGCTTTTAGTAAAATCTGTTGCCGCTGGGCGCGGCCAATATCACCGAGACCATCATGGCGGAACCGGACAAATCCCTCGGCTTGATCTCCATTTAAGGTTTGCAGCCCCGGTTGGAGGTCAATAAACAGTTTTTGGGTATTGTCGGTATATTTCATCCGCACAGGGACATTCACTTCCACACCGCCAATTAAATCCACAAGCTCCCGAAACGCTTGAGTACTGATGCGGATGTAACGATCCACCGGCACATAATTTAGGGTGTGGCTGACGACCTGAGTGGCTAAGGGCGCGCCCCCAAAGGCATTGGCCGCGTTAATTTTTTGCATCCCATAGCCAGGAATTTCGACCCGACTATCCCGGGGAATGGTTAAGACGGTAATGGAATCTTGATCCGGATTCAGGCGGGCTAAGAGGATCGTGTCACTGCGCCCATTCAATGATTCATGGTCATAGCCGCGGGCATTGGGTTCTAAATCTACTCCCATGACGAGGACATTGATCGGGCGGGCCAGACCATATTGAAACCCACGCCCAAATAATTCACCCCAGCCCCCAGATAGTGCCCCGTTACTCTGGCGTGAGGGTGTCATCAACGAAAGGGACATCCCCAGGCCCAAGGAAACTGCCGATACGGTTGCAAAGGCCACACCCCACCCTAACCAAGCCCAAGGAGAACGATTTTTGCGGGGGACTGCCATGGCCTGGGCGGTGCGAGGAGAACGAGATGAGCGGGAAGCACGTTGTTTTGATGAAATTGCCAAGGTTCTATACCTCATTTACCAGAGAGTCTTGGGAAATCGTGGGGGGCGTTAGGGGAGTGATTCGACATAACACCTGAACTGGGGTGACGTTGGACTTAATGATTGGGGACATGGGGGTAAATGTTCTGGAAAAACCAAAGCAGAATTGACCGGTGGATAACTGACTGGAATGGTTGAGAAATGAGCTTCTAAGGTGGAAAGGATCGGCAATGAGTTTATATACCTAATCTAGTATCTTAGGAGATTAACATTTCTCTGGGGTGCTGTGACCAAGGTAGAGGGATCGAAATGCCAAAGTTAAGTCGGCCGGAAACTGGATCAAATCGGCAATAGATGCTGGTTAAGGACATTGGCCACCCCTGGATAACCTATAGGTTGTTCTTCTCATACCGCTGCTCCAGCCTATCTAATGCTATACACTGAGTTCGTACTGTGCGTGGGAATTAGTCAGTTCTATGCAGGCTGTGATTATTGCGGGTGGTAAAGGGACGCGTATGGCCCCGTTGACCCAAACCACGCCCAAGCCAATGTTGCCCTTATTAGATCGCCCCTTTTTGGCCTGGATGGTGGATCGCTGTCGGGCTGTGGGGATTACGGATATTTTGATTAATGTTCATTACCACGCGCACCAGATTGAAGACTATTTTGGCGATGGCGGGGCCTGGGGGGTGCAAATTCGTTATCTGCGTGAGGAAACTCCCTTAGATACGGCCGGGGCGATGAAGTTAGCGGAACCCTATTTTACCGGTGACTCGTTATTGGTCTTTAATGCCGATATTTTGACGGATTTAGACCTGCAAGAATTGATCGACTGCCACCGCACCGCCCAGGCCCAGGCCACCCTAGCTTTAACCCGTGTGACTAATCCGACCGCCTTTGGCCTGGTTGAGCTAGCCGAAACTCAAGGGGGGGGGAATCAAGTCGTTGCTTTTCGGGAAAAACCCACCCCTGAGCAGGCGGCTGAATTGGGCATTGACACCATTAATGCTGGAACCTATGTCCTCGAGCCAGGGATTTTTGCCCAGTACGATCATGGCCAGCCCTTAAGTTTTGAGCGCACAGTTTTCCCCCAACTCCTGGCCCAGTCACAGCGAATGGCGGCCTTGATTTGGGAGGGCTATTGGCAGGATTTAGGCACACCCCAGAAATATTACCAGGCCCATCTCGATAGCTTGGCGGGAATTATGCCCTATCCGATTGCCGAGTACGCGACTGAAATTGCCCCCCAGGTTTGGGCCGCGCCGACCGCAGAAGTTCATGCCCAGGCCATTCTTAAGGGGCCAAGCTATATTGGCGAGAAGGTGAAGATTGGGGCCAAGGCGGTTGTGCCAGAGGGAACAGTGATTGGTCAGGCTTCCTTGGTGGATCGGCCCTTGGAACCCGGTATTTATCCGGCGGGGACATTAGCCATCTGAATACGCTCTCCCCCCTACAGCGATTAGCCGGCCTACTGACTGGAGCGACTCTGACTGCAGTTGGAATAGTTTTTGTTTGGTCTGGCCTGCCCCACACCGAGTTAGTCACTTGTCAGCAAAATCAAGTGCAGCGGATTGATTGCCTGAAAGAATATAAAGTCCTTTGGTGGCTGGTGCTAAAGAGGGTGACCCTCGATAATCTTCAGTCGGTTGGCCTGGGCCTGGGGGAAAATACAGACAGCGATCCGGTTTATCGTCTGGACTTCCGCAATCATCAAGAAACCCTGGAATTTGGGCATTCGTTATCCGAGGAGCAGGTCAAGGCCGATTTGTCCCAAGCTGAAATATTTATCAAAGACCCCGCTGCCTCCCCGTTAACGTTATCTCGATTTCACCAGGCCTGGGAGTTTGTGATTTTAGGCTTACCGATTGCGGCCTTGGGCTTAGGAATAATTCGCCACCAATTTCTCGGACTTTCTCCCGTGGCGAACATAGAGCAGCCAAGCTGATTTTAGGCGAAAATATAAACATCCTCACTGAATGAATTGTTTTGAGTATCTACGAATCAGCCACCCAGGCCATTGCCCAAGAACTATTTGCTGCCACCCAAGAAAACCGGAACTTTTTTAGCCAACTCCGAGATCAAGCTCGCTTAGACGACAAACTCCTGGGGTGGACAATGGAACATCCGGGGTTACGGGTGCAGTTGTTTCGGCTGATTGATTGCTTACCCTCGCTCCATAGCAAAACCGAAATTGCCCGCCATCTCCAGGAATATCTCAGTGATTCCAGCGTGGAGTTACCGGGGGGACTAAAAAGCCTGCTCAATTTTGCTCAAGCGGATTCGATGCCCGGTCAATTAGCAGCAACAACGTTTACCACCGCTGTCCAGGCCCTGGCCCATAAATACATTGCCGGAGAAAGCACGCCCCAAGTCCTGAAAACTATTGATCGCCTCAAGAAAAATGGCATGGCCTTTACGATTGATATTCTCGGGGAAGCGGTGATTACGGAGCGGGAAAGTCAGGCCTATTTTCAAAAATATCTGGATTTAATTCAAACCCTGGGAGAAGCGACAGTCGCGCAACAACCCCAAGTTTCGGTGAAATTAACCGCTTTTTATTCCCAATTTGATCCCCTCGATGAAGCGGGCAGTGCCAAAAAAGTCGGGTCACAAATTCGTTTATTACTGCGCCAGGCCCAGGAACATCGGGTAGCGATTCACTTTGACATGGAGCAATACCGCTACAAAGCCAGCACGCTGAAGATTTTGCAAGACCTGTTACTGGAGCCAGAATTTCGCGACCGCACGGATATTGGGATTACCCTCCAGGCCTATTTGCGGGACTCCTATCAAGATGCCCAAAACGTCATTTCCTGGTTGCAACAGCGAAATTATCCGGTGACGGTGCGGTTAGTGAAAGGGGCTTATTGGGATCAAGAAACGATCCAAGCTGTCCAGAAAGATTGGCCGCTGAGGGTTTACAGCCACAAAACCGATACGGATGTCAACTATGAGCGAATCACCCAGCTTTTACTAGAGCATCATGCCGTCGTCAAAACTGCCATTGGTAGCCATAACGTCCGCTCTCAAGCCAAAGCCATCGCCATTGCCCGCGCCCTGAATGTCCCCAGTGAGGCCTTTGAATGCCAAGTCTTGTATGGGATGGCCGATAAACTGGCTAAAGCCTTGGTAGGTCTGGGGCAACGGGTGCGGGTGTATTGTCCCTATGGTGATTTAATTCCAGGGATGGCCTATCTGATTCGCCGCCTCTTAGAAAACACGGCCAATAGTTCATTCCTGCGCCAAAGTTTAGGGGATGTGGATGTCGCCGCCCTGATTGCCCCCCCAATTCCCAGTAATGACTTTGATTTAATTGATGTCCACACCACCGCCGAGAAAGAATCAAGTTTTCATAATTCCCCGGATACCGACTACGCCCAGGCCGAGGCCCGCCAAGCCATCCAAGCTGCTTTCCAAACCGTGCGCCAAAACCTGGGAAAAACCTATCTGCCGATCATCAATGGTGAGCCGGTCAACACGCTGCATTTTGATCACTCGGTGAATCCCTGCAATCCCAGTGAAATCATCGGTCAAGTTGGCCAAGCTACCGTAGAACAGGCCGAACAAGCGATCCAAGCGGCCCAAGCCGCCTTTCCGGGATGGAAAAATACCCCGGCCACCGAACGCGCTACTATTCTCCGCCGGGCTGCTGACTTAATGGAGCAAAAACGCCCAGAACTCGTGGCCTGGATGGTCTTGGAAGTC is from Pseudocalidococcus azoricus BACA0444 and encodes:
- a CDS encoding NDP-sugar synthase, whose product is MQAVIIAGGKGTRMAPLTQTTPKPMLPLLDRPFLAWMVDRCRAVGITDILINVHYHAHQIEDYFGDGGAWGVQIRYLREETPLDTAGAMKLAEPYFTGDSLLVFNADILTDLDLQELIDCHRTAQAQATLALTRVTNPTAFGLVELAETQGGGNQVVAFREKPTPEQAAELGIDTINAGTYVLEPGIFAQYDHGQPLSFERTVFPQLLAQSQRMAALIWEGYWQDLGTPQKYYQAHLDSLAGIMPYPIAEYATEIAPQVWAAPTAEVHAQAILKGPSYIGEKVKIGAKAVVPEGTVIGQASLVDRPLEPGIYPAGTLAI
- the pruA gene encoding L-glutamate gamma-semialdehyde dehydrogenase; the encoded protein is MSIYESATQAIAQELFAATQENRNFFSQLRDQARLDDKLLGWTMEHPGLRVQLFRLIDCLPSLHSKTEIARHLQEYLSDSSVELPGGLKSLLNFAQADSMPGQLAATTFTTAVQALAHKYIAGESTPQVLKTIDRLKKNGMAFTIDILGEAVITERESQAYFQKYLDLIQTLGEATVAQQPQVSVKLTAFYSQFDPLDEAGSAKKVGSQIRLLLRQAQEHRVAIHFDMEQYRYKASTLKILQDLLLEPEFRDRTDIGITLQAYLRDSYQDAQNVISWLQQRNYPVTVRLVKGAYWDQETIQAVQKDWPLRVYSHKTDTDVNYERITQLLLEHHAVVKTAIGSHNVRSQAKAIAIARALNVPSEAFECQVLYGMADKLAKALVGLGQRVRVYCPYGDLIPGMAYLIRRLLENTANSSFLRQSLGDVDVAALIAPPIPSNDFDLIDVHTTAEKESSFHNSPDTDYAQAEARQAIQAAFQTVRQNLGKTYLPIINGEPVNTLHFDHSVNPCNPSEIIGQVGQATVEQAEQAIQAAQAAFPGWKNTPATERATILRRAADLMEQKRPELVAWMVLEVGKVVEEADPEVSEAIDFCRYYADEMERLDRGYTRNFPGETNHYFYQPRGLAVVISPWNFPFAIPTGMTVAALVAGNCTILKPAAPSAVIAAKLAEILQEAGMPPGVFQYLPGPGSQVGSYLINHPAVHLIAFTGSQSVGCRIIEEAAKLRPGQKHIKRVIAEMGGKNAIIIDESADLDQAVAGVVHSAFGYSGQKCSACSRVIVLEPVYATFVERLIEATKSINVGVAEEPGSGMGPVVSESAQKTIQAYIAKGQEECSLALEMPSPRPGYFIGPVIFTDVAPTATIAQEEIFGPVLAVIKAENFQHALEIANGTNYALTGGLYSRTPSHIAQAQAKFEVGNLYINRGITGAIVDRQPFGGFKLSGIGSKAGGQDYLLQFLEPRVVTENVQRQGFAPIAGVDS
- a CDS encoding LCP family protein is translated as MAISSKQRASRSSRSPRTAQAMAVPRKNRSPWAWLGWGVAFATVSAVSLGLGMSLSLMTPSRQSNGALSGGWGELFGRGFQYGLARPINVLVMGVDLEPNARGYDHESLNGRSDTILLARLNPDQDSITVLTIPRDSRVEIPGYGMQKINAANAFGGAPLATQVVSHTLNYVPVDRYIRISTQAFRELVDLIGGVEVNVPVRMKYTDNTQKLFIDLQPGLQTLNGDQAEGFVRFRHDGLGDIGRAQRQQILLKALQKKIANPLMLAKLPQLYQVMQQYVDTDLSFGEMMAILQFGLGTSSKNINMLLLPGQFSGDGYDASYWLPNYEAIDRLVARHFFEKDASWSGTESVDPKGLKIAIQNATNSDQAGQALADFLMAQNYRNVYLDSEWSHPEAKTQVIAQQGDREAAVAMLINLGLGNVAKDLVEVDATGSFGSDITIRIGSDWRSFVPANF
- a CDS encoding bile acid:sodium symporter family protein, giving the protein MIRAIERYFLLVALSLSLLALGYPGLFTGFRAYIPQLLGLVMFGMGLTLEFKDFQGIWQKKSLVGIGVLLQFLLMPTLGWGLATLCQLPRDEFVGLVMVGACPGGTASNVITYLARANVPLSVVLTLTTTLLAPLLTPLLIYALARTKIDLALGPLMGSVFWIVLFPLLDGLILRRLLRRRLEPILAIFPAISILLIALIIATVVGQNQAQILQLPLMVILAVVLHNGLGLLLGYWGARLFQMPEADCRTVAIEVGMQNSGLGVALATQFVNATAALPAAIFSLWHNISGITLANYWAGQQDRHLQSQDGD
- a CDS encoding TrkH family potassium uptake protein: MLTIPRTICLGFLAVISIGTFLLVLPISTSSGAWNDPIVALFTATSAVCVTGHVVVDTGTYFSTWGQVVILALIQVGGLGYMTANTFLILLLGRKFKLKEKMAIQQALDRPGMNGGRQMVRSIIATTLIFEITGIFLLLLNFHSQYGWGHGLWLAIFHSISAWNNAGFSLFSDNLISYQASLGINLTIPALIIFGGIGYEVIFEIYTWFRDRLDHKAGLLTFSLNFKIVTTTTTRLLLFGTIALFLIEVKTSPEYFDLNFGQQVLVAWFQSVTARTAGFNTVDIGAMSNTALFMIIALMFVGGSPGGTAGGIKTTTARLLTGITKSTLQGKEEVLLYERQVPPSLIMKAVAVTVGSAVVVIFATIMISIADRDVNFIRILFEVVSAFATVGLSTGITASLSLVSKVILVITMYVGRVGILLLMAAIIGDPKPTTVHYPEENLLVG
- a CDS encoding META domain-containing protein, producing MSHPFRLAITGLVSTVLSGVPLATLAQAPSDPSSWLDQPLTNWNRPTSDFPALPKPLPATNISQCVSQIRQPSLDAERAVVAKGWKLFGPLQTYDTTQLFLATSGFDGMCRPMGFQAFVYVEGRYAGTLSPVLMDSRSDGVLYAPYLNSGSEINVEFARYRSTDPLCCPSGKSFVTFKIRPDEVPDLIATTVTTTENNGNNSTPVSTSSPSMVLAGPKWYLQAIGNQRIPLEQVKANPPYVEFNASEQRYFGSGGCNRFTGGFRGTGNALKLGPAASTKMACLQGNVQEIESQFFQAMGKVTRYEIQGNTLRLYAQNQLALVFQSR